One Chordicoccus furentiruminis DNA window includes the following coding sequences:
- the hpt gene encoding hypoxanthine phosphoribosyltransferase yields the protein MSEGTYHIEQMISSEEVDRRAAELGRRISEDYRGRVIHMICVLKGGVYFMTKLSSCISEDVPVTLDFMSVSSYGDELKSTGVVRILKDLDQPLAGRDVLVVEDIIDSGRTLHYLLGMLRARNPRSLKLCTLLDKPERREMEVKVDYTGFEIEDRFVVGCGMDFEQKYRNLPYIGVVEFD from the coding sequence ATGAGCGAGGGGACTTATCATATCGAACAGATGATATCCAGTGAGGAAGTGGATCGGAGAGCCGCGGAGCTCGGGCGCCGGATCAGCGAGGACTATCGCGGCCGGGTGATTCACATGATCTGCGTGCTGAAGGGCGGCGTGTATTTTATGACGAAGCTGTCCAGCTGCATCAGCGAGGATGTGCCGGTCACGCTGGACTTCATGTCGGTATCCAGTTACGGGGACGAGCTGAAATCCACCGGCGTTGTCCGGATTCTCAAGGATCTTGACCAGCCGCTTGCCGGACGGGACGTGCTGGTGGTTGAGGATATCATCGATTCCGGACGGACCCTTCACTATTTGCTCGGCATGCTGAGAGCAAGAAACCCGAGAAGCCTGAAGCTCTGCACGCTTCTGGACAAGCCGGAGCGGCGGGAGATGGAAGTGAAGGTCGATTACACGGGCTTTGAGATCGAGGACCGGTTCGTCGTCGGATGCGGCATGGATTTCGAGCAGAAATACCGGAACCTGCCGTATATCGGCGTCGTGGAATTCGACTGA